Proteins encoded by one window of Winogradskyella sp. PG-2:
- a CDS encoding ABC transporter ATP-binding protein codes for MAEEKKKIFDMSLFKRLLQYIKPYRMVFVISLFCVIGLALFGAFRPYVLKEAIDVKIANKQYDGFVFYMAIMLGLLIFEVISQLLFIYYASWLGQSVVRDIRVKLFRHMLKFKMTYFDKSSVGVLITRAVTDMERIADIFGQGLFMIFSDILKMVVVAVFMAFINFKLSLIVFATMPIIIIATKIFQRYMKRAFEDVRTEVSNLNSFVQERVTGMKILQLFTREETEYKNFKAINERHKKGWLKTVWYNSIFFPIAEFVSSLTLAMVILVGGYDAVSENPGTTLGDLISFTMFIPMLFRPLYQIANKFNTLQMGMVAADRVFKVLDTDSNIDDAGTIEANHFKGEIEFENVRFSYLEDEEVLKGISFNVKAGETVAIVGATGAGKSTIINLLNRFYEINSGAIKVDDTDIKDMTLSSLRNQIAVVLQDVFLFADTILNNITLNNDYITEEDVVTAAKAIGIHDFISSLPGGYHYNVKERGVMLSSGQRQLISFLRAYVTNPSILILDEATSSVDSYSEQLIQDATDTITKGRTSIVIAHRLATIQQADKIIVMDAGHIVEMGTHKSLLEKENGYYKNLYEVQFLKAEAV; via the coding sequence ATGGCAGAAGAGAAAAAGAAAATATTTGATATGTCGCTTTTTAAGCGTTTACTTCAATACATAAAACCTTATCGTATGGTTTTTGTGATTTCTTTATTCTGCGTTATAGGACTCGCTTTATTTGGTGCTTTTAGACCTTATGTTTTAAAAGAAGCCATTGATGTTAAGATAGCTAATAAACAATATGATGGTTTTGTTTTTTACATGGCCATTATGCTAGGTTTATTGATTTTTGAGGTTATTTCTCAACTTCTTTTTATCTATTACGCTAGTTGGCTTGGACAGTCTGTGGTTAGAGATATACGTGTGAAGCTATTTCGTCATATGCTCAAATTTAAAATGACCTATTTTGATAAATCATCTGTTGGTGTTTTAATCACACGAGCAGTAACTGATATGGAACGTATTGCTGATATTTTTGGACAAGGTCTTTTTATGATATTTAGCGATATTCTAAAAATGGTCGTTGTGGCTGTATTCATGGCGTTTATAAACTTTAAACTAAGTTTAATTGTTTTTGCTACAATGCCAATTATAATAATTGCAACTAAGATTTTTCAAAGGTATATGAAACGTGCTTTTGAGGATGTGCGTACAGAGGTTTCTAATTTAAACTCTTTTGTACAAGAGCGGGTCACAGGCATGAAGATCTTACAACTGTTTACTCGTGAAGAAACAGAATATAAAAACTTTAAAGCCATTAATGAACGCCATAAAAAAGGTTGGTTAAAAACAGTTTGGTATAACTCTATTTTCTTTCCTATTGCAGAGTTTGTATCCTCTCTTACATTAGCTATGGTTATTTTGGTTGGAGGTTACGATGCTGTTTCTGAAAATCCAGGAACCACATTGGGAGACTTAATTTCATTTACAATGTTTATCCCAATGCTATTTAGACCTTTATATCAAATAGCGAATAAGTTTAATACGTTACAAATGGGAATGGTCGCTGCAGACCGTGTGTTTAAAGTATTAGATACAGATTCTAATATCGATGATGCAGGAACTATTGAAGCTAATCATTTTAAAGGTGAAATTGAATTTGAAAATGTAAGATTTTCTTATTTAGAAGATGAAGAGGTTTTAAAAGGTATTTCGTTTAATGTGAAAGCTGGAGAAACCGTTGCTATTGTAGGTGCTACAGGAGCAGGGAAATCTACAATTATCAATCTATTAAATCGTTTTTATGAAATCAATTCTGGAGCGATTAAAGTAGACGATACTGATATAAAAGATATGACCTTGAGTTCGTTGCGAAATCAAATCGCAGTTGTTTTACAAGACGTATTTCTCTTTGCTGATACGATTCTAAATAATATTACACTTAATAATGATTATATTACTGAAGAAGATGTGGTAACAGCAGCTAAAGCTATTGGTATTCATGATTTTATTTCAAGTCTTCCTGGTGGCTATCACTATAATGTTAAAGAACGTGGTGTTATGTTATCTTCTGGTCAACGTCAATTAATTTCTTTCTTAAGAGCATATGTAACAAATCCAAGTATTTTAATATTAGATGAAGCAACATCTTCAGTAGATTCCTATTCTGAACAATTAATACAAGATGCTACAGACACTATAACTAAAGGAAGAACCTCAATTGTAATTGCTCATAGATTGGCTACCATTCAGCAAGCTGATAAAATCATTGTTATGGATGCAGGACACATTGTTGAAATGGGTACGCACAAATCACTTTTAGAAAAAGAGAATGGTTACTATAAAAACCTTTATGAGGTTCAGTTTTTAAAGGCTGAAGCTGTTTAA
- a CDS encoding DUF3667 domain-containing protein, translated as MNCKNCHTELQEHDDYCRNCGGKIIRNRLTFKNLFEHISETFFNYDNKLLRTVIDLFRKPEVVMGGYIDGMRKRYVNPISYIALSLTVGGVYMLILSKYFPDAMTEMSSVGVAEGQEEIMARYGSFIQKYYSFMMISFIPLYALISRLVFINRKEYNFTEHLVMSMYIMAQFSLVSSFLNIILLVFQLPAGILGSASIFLQIAYFAYCYKRMYKLSFSGIILRSLFFFGILIVIMIGIGILGVIIGIIYKDSEVMQSLIESQKAAIEAQKALKDSIN; from the coding sequence GTGAATTGCAAAAACTGTCATACAGAATTACAAGAGCACGATGATTACTGCAGAAATTGCGGTGGAAAAATCATTAGAAATCGTCTAACATTCAAAAACCTCTTTGAGCATATCAGTGAAACGTTTTTTAACTATGACAATAAGCTCTTAAGAACAGTTATTGATCTTTTCAGAAAACCAGAAGTGGTGATGGGAGGTTATATAGATGGTATGCGAAAACGCTACGTCAACCCAATTAGTTATATAGCATTATCGCTTACAGTTGGCGGTGTTTACATGCTTATTTTAAGCAAATATTTTCCTGATGCAATGACAGAAATGTCGTCCGTTGGTGTTGCTGAAGGACAGGAAGAGATAATGGCTAGATATGGATCATTTATCCAAAAGTATTATTCTTTTATGATGATCTCATTTATCCCACTTTATGCTTTAATTTCTCGTTTAGTTTTTATAAACAGAAAGGAATATAACTTTACTGAGCATTTAGTAATGTCTATGTACATCATGGCACAATTCTCTTTAGTAAGTTCCTTTTTAAATATAATCTTGTTAGTATTTCAGCTTCCAGCTGGTATTCTAGGATCAGCCAGCATCTTTTTACAAATAGCCTATTTCGCCTATTGTTATAAGAGGATGTACAAATTATCATTTTCTGGAATCATCTTACGATCACTTTTCTTTTTTGGAATATTGATAGTTATTATGATTGGCATAGGAATTCTAGGTGTGATTATAGGTATTATATATAAAGATTCAGAAGTTATGCAAAGTTTAATTGAATCTCAGAAAGCAGCAATTGAAGCGCAAAAAGCGCTAAAAGATTCAATTAATTAA